In the Glycine max cultivar Williams 82 chromosome 6, Glycine_max_v4.0, whole genome shotgun sequence genome, TGTACTGTAACGATACTTTAACACCTAAATATATGCATGATAGTATTCACcatttaacacaacaaataattgatataagattaatttgatgaaaaaaaaagaaaaagagattatACATTCACATTTTTGTGCTAACAAAAAGAAGCTAACAAagacaataaattaataactgatattttttaattaaaaaaacactcaacaaacaaattaatagctaatatttttaattaaaaaaacactcaacaaatagtaactgatatttttcaattaaaaaaacactcaaCAAATAGTGCTAGTAGTGCATGCTAGATGATAGAAGGAAAAagtggaaaaaatgaaaaataattagcaCAGTGTGATATCATATCAATgtaccaaaaaatattattatcagtAATTTTTAAGCAGCACGTGTTAAGTTTCACAAAACTTGTTGGGGTTGGcgcttcatatatatatatataggtcatTGCTCCAGTAGACCATTTTGATATATGGTCTATTTTGGACAAGAATTGTTAGCCGTTAGATTAAATGGTTATTATAGGCTAGCACACCGGATTCTGCAACCCTCTCCCACCAATTTTGTTGAGGTCCATGGCCATGTGGTAAAAGATGTAGGAGAGGCATTCAGGTTGTGGAGGACGATGGTGTCTGGGGGATGGAGGAGGAGGTGCTCGCGCTAGTTACAGACGTTGTCGATTTGGAACCCGAAGAAGAGGGCCAACCAGTCCAGAAGGTGGTCAGACATGGAGGTGGTCGAATGGGTGGGGGTAATCGAACGCTGCCGCCGGAGGGAGGTGGGGGAAAAGGCAGAGAAAGGTAAGCTGCCGGAGAAATGAGTGAGAGAGGCTTGCGGGATTGAGTATGCTGATCTATAATAATCATTTAATCCAACGGCTGAAAATTATTATCCATAGTGGACGATCTTTCAAGTGGTCCACGCTAGCcttgatcatatatatatatatatatatatgggaggGAGTTTACTTGttctaaagatattttttatttttttcattttttttagatgatcttaagaaaatgaataataaaaataaaaaataattataaaaaaattattttttagagtaaatggatctatatatatatatatatatatttaaatgcaactgttttttcttaaaacgtggaagaatttattttgaattttttgacatttttttaggtcacatgttaaaatataagatataagaatttttttatatttttattctagttATAAAATCCTATTTAAGTTCTTGAATTTTACTTTCagacaaaaataataactcttttttttttcaaatgaaattaaaaaacaatattttttgacaaaagtgaaatttttggattttttttcttctaaaatccAACCTCAAACTGATGCTCTTAAacaataatactaataaatCATAAGAAGAAGAGTTCTTCAGCTCAAAAAACCTAACTTAAAAATTCCTATTAACAATGTTATTACTTGCATTGTTTCTTTATCCCATGATTTCCCTAGTTATGGTCGTAAATGCTGTTCTTATTATTTATTGGTGCAGATTCCATATGGGAAGACAGCCACTAATAATTATAGCAGATGCAGAGCTTTGTAAGGAGGctggaataaaaaaattcaaagacatTTCAAACAGAAGTATTCCCTCCCCAATTTCTGCTTCTCCTCTTCACCAAAAAGGCCTCTTCTTCAGCCGGTACGCAAATTACGACTCAACAGTGTTCAATAATATAGTAATGTTATTTCTACAACTAGTGTAGTGTTTGATAAGTAATTTCAGTACTTTATAAGTTGTTTTGACTAGTTTATAAGTTAATTGAACTAAAATTATACTTTCTTAATTTAATCACTTCCTTTTCATATATATTGTAGAAtgagatttaaaattatacaattttattttatttttccttttaatgtaaataaattacagatttttttctctctctctctctctcttttatcataaaaaaccCCATaactattgattttttttagatgccTTTTTTGAAGAAGTTTAGAAATTTTCAAGCTTTTTAATCTTCACATGTCACGCCTTATTGGGGGAAAAAAGTATAAACTAAACAGGAAAACACGGGTGCTAGTGCTTGTTTTCctcttcaaaaaaataattattatagcaATTGGTTATTTTCCTCCAAATATGAGAGGAATATGAAGTGACATAAACTTATACAGTATACCAGTAAGagttatatttttcatacttCAATTTTTAGGAACTGGATCCTCTCCAGCCCTCTCCAGCAAAAGCATATGAGCCGCTGGATTAATTCAATGATtccaattttaaaagaaaaacatgacaAACAAGGATGCATACTCACGTTTCTTTTGCCATTCAAATCTTATCAATATTAATACAAAGAATAAGCTATCGCAGAGCAAAACTCTAAACtccataataaaatattaaaattatatttcaccATCAGTCATCGATAatagtaaacaaaaaataattacaaaattatgtaaattagaaaatattaatgagttaaaaaattaagaacaaaaatgaaaattgatctttttttacattatattccaatttaaattatttatcatgaatATAAAATACTACTATACTCTATAtggttaaatatattatttattattaatttaattatatacaaatatttataatgtccgattgtaatataaaatttatattttaattaagaagGTTTCATTCTCTAAATTgtatactttaatttttataatatataaataaattatagctTGAATaacttatttgattatttatcttattatttttgtttggtttgattttttatcgtttaaaaagtttaatttaattctttatcttatttttttagtttaattcttaatatttttaaaaaatttatttgatcttttatcttttttttttcaaaacattttgttatttttttttattgtttagtttggtctttaaatttatttaagattgacatcattaaatttatttatgattgacatcattaattatttaaaaatatatttttttgttaagttttctccctttcttctccaattcattttgaaaataaaaattttattcttaaatgatTAACAACATTAATCTTAAATGCACTGAAAGATcaatctgaaaaaaaaagataaatgacaaaattattttttttaaaagataaaagactaaattaaaaaaaataaaattaaacttttaaaaagataaaatactaaattgtaaaaaaataagataaataataaaatatttttttaaaaaaaatataaaaaactaaattgaatcaaataataagataaaaaaccaaatattcgttctaaattatattatatctatACACATGGTTTAGTTtggattatattttaaaattcaaattagtgTTGTTAAAaagttcagttttttttttcaagtcttaataatttaatttttttaacttacaccaattcataattatgtttttacctactattgttattattatttgtagtGGTCCACTATGttgaatatcattttctttcccttttgtgGTCATTAGTCGTGAAATCCATACGTCAGAGCCCATGTGGCCTGCATGTTAATGCTTCtccaaaaactatatatatatatatgtgtgtgtgtgtgtgtctgtcatATAATAGTCAAATTCAAATACACCGACTTAATTcatttcaaatcaaaattttaaagagtTTCTTGCAAATTGATGGTGCAGGGATTCACAATGGTCTATCATGCGAAACACTATATTATCAATGTACCAGCCATCATACTTGTCCAGATTAGTGCCAACAATGCAGTCCTTCATAGAATCCGCGACCCAAAACCTCGACTCTCAAAAAGAAGACATTATATTTTCCAACTTGTCCCTAAGACTAGCAACTGACGTGATTGGACATGCAGCATTTGGTGTTAACTTTGGCCTCTCTAGTCCCCATTCAGTTTGTGATTCCATCAAGAATGTTAAtgttaacaataacaataacaatgcaAGTGCTAGTAGTAGTAATAGTAATGATAATGAAGTATCAGATTTCATCAACCAACACATATACTCTACAACACAGCTTAAGATGGACTTGTCTGGTTCCTTGTCCATTATCTTGGGTCTGCTTTTGCCAATACTTCAAGAGCCATTTAGGCAGATTCTGAAGAGAATTCCTGGCACCATGGACTGGAAGATTGAGCATACCAACCAGAAACTAAGTGGTCGTCTTGATGAGATagtggagaagagaatgaaagacAAGACACGAAGTTCGAAGGATTTCTTGTCACTCATACTTAATGCCAGAGAAACAAAATCTGTTTCAGAGAATGTGTTCACACCTGAGTACATAAGTGCTGTTACTTACGAGCACTTACTTGCTGGCTCAGCAACCACGTCCTTTACTTTGTCTTCTGTTGTCTATTTGGTTGCTGGACACCCTGAAGTTGAGAAAAAGTTGCTTCATGAGATTGATGGGTTTGGTCCAGTGGATCAGATACCAACTTCTCAAGATCTTCATGACAAGTTTCCTTATCTTGATCAGGTTTGTTCAAAATGAACACAAAATCTTAGACAAGCTTGATGTTCCAACATGCAAGGGCAGAGTATGTAGattcattattataattttgtaagctcttaatttaattaatgcaGGTGATCAAAGAGGCCATGAGGTTTTACACTGTCTCCCCATTAGTTGCAAGAGAAACATCAAATGAAGTAGAGATTGGGGGCTATCTTCTTCCAAAGGTAATACAAAATACTACACAATTATCATAACAGGTgaatataaatttcataaatgaggtaaaataaataagtatataaaattcatgattaagttaaaaaaatatatgacgtGTTTGAATAAACTTGTCCATAGcacttataaaagaagaaaaaaataattgaacttTTCCATGACTTATGTATTTAAACTTTtacaaaaacttttttatttaactacAAAAACTCTTCTTTAACTTCTCCACATGTCAAGGTGCATaattgttataaataaaatataaaaaaatccaaactgaCCATACAGAATTATTATTGTTTGGTATACACACTCTTCACAAATCACAATCAAATTAACGAGTTTTTACTTATGCTGTCACTAAATATGGTTTTATGTAAGCAGGGGACTTGGGTCTGGTTAGCACTTGGAGTTCCAGCAAAAGACCCCAGAAACTTTCCTGAGCCAGACAAGTTCAAACCGGAGAGGTTTGACCCCAACTTTGAAGAAATGAAACGAAGACATCCTTATGCTTTTATACCATTTGGAATTGGTCCTCGGGCATGCATTGGTAGACAATTTTCCCTGCAAGAGATCAAGCTTTCTCTGATTCATTTATATCGAAAATACTTGTTTCGGCATTCTCCCAATATGGAAAACCCCTTAGAACTCCAATATGGGATAGTCCTCAACTTCAAGCATGGGGTCAAGCTCAGAGccataaaaagaaaagaggcTTGCTAAGTAAACAGTTCTGACTTCGCATTATCGCATATACTAGTAAAGAGTTCAGAAGATGAATTATGCATTATTATCTTATAGTAATATTGAGTGCGCTAAAATCCAAAAACGAACAATTGTGATGTTACATAGAATCAGCCAATaagtgtttaaaaataataggtCAACGAGTGTGTTATTAGCATTTCCCAAATATAGAATGCAAGTTTATAAGAGTAAGAGACACTCTTCCTACAAGATTATGAAATGGCATTATCATTTGtggtaaaaaaaactcaagggACAAAAAAATCCGTCTAAATGTGTTAACCAAAGGAGTGTTTCCCCATATAGTTATGCTTAAGTTGATTTATCTGGATAAGCCTCTCAGCACTGAGTAATATCAAAACCCACAAATAAACAATTATACAAAATGGAGACCCCTCACAAGTATTCCCAAACACAAAAGCTACTTCTAGCCAGCTAACTAACTCAATTTAAATTGCATGGAACAACAAGATGTTGAActtcttggaaaaaaaaataataacaataaatacacAAAGATGTCGAGCTTCCACCAGATTCTATCCCTTTCACCGTGCCATCACTGAACTCTTGTCCAAGTGAAGTGGCCTAGAAAAGTTGATTGAAGGGTCAGAATCCGCAGTGGAGAAAACCGCTGCCCTCTTGAGGAATTGAAACCCATCCATGGATTGCTGCCTCTGAGCTCTATTATATACATGATTGCCACTTGTCTTTTGCTTTGCCTTTGTGGACTGAGTCAGGTTCATGTAATTAGGCCTAGCAACAACAGCATTACCATTACTATCCTCAGTCCTGTCACAAGTGTTCCCAGACATTGGTGTTGTGGATGTACAAATGGAAGATGATGCAGAACTCTCATCGTATCGAAACTCAGAACTTGGACTTGAGGATGAGCGAGTAGCTTGCCCAACAAGGGGTGGCCTAGCTGAAATCCTTGTTGTGACGTTGTTCTTCTTGACTTTGACCATGCTTTGTTTGGAATTAGAGCTCACAAAGGATTCCACAAACTTCTTTGGAGGTGGGGTTTTATCTAAGGCTTCAGCCTGAGATTGTGATTGTTCCATCAATCTACTCTCCCAAGGCTTTGCTGCCATCCAACGCTCCAACCAACTCCACCCACAGTTAGCTTTGTTCATCTCATGACTCTTAAGAGAGGTAAATGAGGCACGTGTTCGTGGATTAGGGCTTGGTGTTGATCTGCATTGCTGGAAATTTAAATGCATATCAAGAATGTTAAACATCTTTCTAAACTAGAAAAAAAGTGGCTTAGTTTATAGTACTTTGTTATAGCCTGtttgaattcaaattatatatatgatttagaATGACATTGAAATGTcaattaacatgattttaaGCAAATGTCTTtacattaaagaaataattctGAATCTAGAATTAATTTGGAGTTAAAGTTGATGCCACTTCAACAAAAAGGGTCACCCCAATCACAACAGAAGCAAGCAGATATAGTTACTTTGTGAGCAAGAGAGTAAGCCATTGCTCTTTCCCTTTTGAAAGCTCCTTCTTGCCTCATTTgtatctttgtcttaacatcTTCCAACGTTCCTCTGCTGTCACACCATCCTTCCTGCAGATTGTGTTAGATATATATAATGCCACGCCACTGTATGTAACTGAAACACAAGCTTGCATTGCATATTTGCATAAGTGAGGGATGATACCTCAGCTTGCTTCAAAAGATCAAGCTTACTGCGTCTTTCATTGAGCAAGTTCTGCACAGTTTGGCCCTCTATGGACATCCTGACACGACGGGCTCTAACTCGGGCCTGAACACGAACCAAGGCCTGCATGCACCTCAATGTCACCGCAGCCTGCTTCCTCACCTGTCTCCCCCGAACAAGAGCTTGAATCCTCACCACTCCCTTCAATGCCCTCAAAGCCCTTCTTGCCTGCAcaagtaataatatttaataccaAGTCTTTCTTATTATGTGAAAAGATACCACATTGAGCAGTGATAATACCAAGAGGGCGCGGAAAGCAGTTTGGATTCTTATAGCGGCCCATTCTTGCTTGACGAGTCTGAAATCTTTAGGTGGAGCTCGAACCACAGTGGCTACTGCTGCTGTGAAAGCCGCGcctgttgctgctgctgctgctacaACATGTGGAGAAGAATCAGACCCCACTTCAGAAGAAGCTACCGCGCTGTGGTTTCCTCCTTTGAAACCCTTCCAAGAAACCCCCGTGTCCCCAGAAGAACTCCTCCATAGCCTCCACTTCTTGCTCTTACCACCACCCTCTTTCACCTACACACATAAACCAAAcaagtcataaaaaaatagttgattttgGATGCATGCATTGAGCAATAATCAATAGAACTAACTGACTTACATGCTCCTCTTTGTCTGGTTTCTTAAGTCCGATTAATGCCTTTACCCATTTTCCTGAGGCACCCATCATGAAGCAGGTGCTGCTTCTACTTCTTACTTCCTTGAATGAAGTGTCTGTCAAATGAGCTCAAATAAGAGCCAAAGTTTTGTTAAAATGTAACTGACTCAGTTACAGCCAGCCTAGGATGTTGGGGAGAGAGAGGGTCGTGAAGGGATGTAATGTAACATAAGTTGGCGTTGGCGTTAcgagatttgaaattcaaaacgtGCAACGGACAAAGGGAGTTGACGTAGTTGGTCCCGCATGATGGACGGTTCTTTGTTGTTGCATTGGAACAGTGTCACCTCGTCACGTTGTGGTTCAGGGTTTGTGTTTACGTTTTGATGGGGGGTGGGGCCCAGTGCCTTTGAGGGAGGGTAATAAAGgcataaataaaaagagagggGTAATTGGCAATTGGGCAAAGCCAAAATGCTAAAGGACAAGGGATCTTTCCTGCAAACACAGAGTAGTCAGTGCAGTAGAGAGAGATCTGACGCTATCTATAACCCCCACCTTCTTTTCTTAAAACTTTCTTGTGTTATTTCGGAGACAATTTTaccaataacaaaacaaaaaaggctTCTGTTTGTTTTGTCATGCAGTAGAAAACAACCTTACAAAAGGAAATTAATTACATCTTACCTGTTTCGAAATCAAAATTGGTTTCGGACCCTAGCAATAGGCCCTATATCCTATATCCAACTGTTCcaaccatttatttatttgtttttaagatattaattaagaaaaatattgaaatatacaaaattatattgttcataatttttttaatgttttttttactatctttgtatatatatatatatttagttccTTGACAATCTTCTAAAACACTCATTAACAagatcattatttattttatgcttcTCATTGATGACTGAGAGCACCTTGGCTTCGAGGGAGGTTGCTATTGAAAAATTTGGAATAATAATTACAAGAAAATGTCAACCAACCAATGTCTCAATAACattgattattgattaaaaataagaataacaaaaaaaatattgaaatatgtaaaaacaatgagtttttatgtgtttttttatgattttcagaagaaaaaaaatgatttcttaACCAATATTTTGATGACACTGATTAATAAtaagactttttatttttacttacaaAGTACAGTGGTAGGCTAGTAGAGGATCGAAGTTCAAATTTTGGCTTTTTGGATATTAATGAGAGTGGATTGGCCTTCCTCATGTCGAGGTCACCCCATTTGTAGTAATGagagtaatatttaatttaaagggGCATTGATTTTATATGTTTTGTCTTTCTTCTTTGGTTTTGAGGAGCATTCCAATGGATACTGCACGGATCAGCGACATGTTCGACGAATAAAGTAGTAATTGAAAATCcgaaaaaaatgtacaatttgGCTCCTACTTTTTTATCGCATTAGCAGGGATTCGGATTTCGAAATGCGATGACCAGTAATTTCCATCCTCTGTGTTTTCGAGAACAGTGAAGCATTCATCATATTCGCAACTGCAAGCCTGTGTCCACTATTCTAGTGTTCTTAGGAGAATCCAAAGACAATCCAACaactcaaataaatttatagaaTGCTGCATCGATTGGCTGCTCAAAATTGAAAGGCCAATTTGAACCCGTGCTGTGACTTCCAACACTTGATAATTTAATGGACAATTTAATTACTTTAGAtgttgcttttttcttttttcaaatgcTAACCAATATCCTTAGATGAATTTTTGTTTCCTTAATTTAATTACttcaaacaaaaattgattTCTAAGTGAGTACTCTGTTAGTAATTTTTAGTAatctaatttttgtttgaatagcattataatattcaatattgtttgaaaacttgaaattaaaattgattttgaatttttataaaacaaaatgatttgAGCCTAACTAAGAATACACACGAAACAAATAATATGACTAAAGAGTAAAGATTCatgtttctctaaaaaaaagtaaagattagtgttaacataaaaattatttgtgacCTGagcctaaaatttaaaatcatatttgcaGCACAATATCAAACACCATAGTCaatgaatataattatattttattcatgcTAAACTCGTGATGACATATGTCAAATGTGAATTTAATCATATCCTTAAATTTCAGCATTATCGTtggcattaaaaaaaatattgaatattgtcatatattattgagataaaattttaattttattagataataatatatttagtaaACTACCTCTAAATTTTATTCTGACTACTGATATTTGGCATAATTCATTTCttacagaagaaaaaagatagaGGTAATAACTTACACAGCTATTTGGTTTAATATATAGAAAAACTTACTATTCTGTAAATATGTTaaagtaaaagattttttttttcattactgTCATGACTCATTAGAAGGTAAAACCTCACGGCAGCTGGCAAAAGCCCACAATTTATGGGTTATAAAAGACAGAGCATCGACAGAAATAAAAAACGAAAAATTATTATACGCAGATAGTCAACGGACGAGGTGactcatttcttgttttttccattttctattATTCTTTGAATATTCCACACACCAACTACGCACCCAACCTGTCTTGCCGACTTCCTCCACTGTCTAACtcaataaaataatctttttaactCTTATTCTTGAAACACTTATTATCAAGCTTAATGGCAAATATTAATCTACGACATAAAACCTTGTGGGCATtgtaattcagcaaaaaaaaaaaaaagaaccgtATATCACAGTTTTCTCACTTATGCACAATGTAAATACATATTCAATTATTCaatgagttaaaattaattttaccaaacttcaaaacaaatggaccgtatatcaaaattgaagttaaaCACAATAAAAAGTATATACACAAATGTATATACATTGATAAGgaaagaaaagtttaaatttataatagaatttttttaaaaaaaaatttcccacccatgtttttcttaattttatttaaatttttaaaataaaaaattttcatttctctATCATTTTCCTCTCCTACCCAAGTGCTTCAAATTGTTTGTACTCATAAATAATATACTAGCACATTGTCGGACGGGCTCCACAATAATGTACTCATAAAAGAAAATCTGACTTTTCTGTCCCTTCTAAACTACAtagtttttatgattttcataGAGTGGATCcacaattaaatattaacacaacTGTTATGTAATGTTGTTTTGAATGAACATCAGAGAGACAGTTGAAAAAATGACAGTTGGGAAGCCAGATCTTAAATTTCAATCCTCAAAACCCCATgacatgcaaaaaaaataaaaaattggcaCAGATAGTAGTAGactttcttttttcctattataaatgataaataatactGTAGTAGTTATAGACTTAATTGAGGCATGAGCATGATCATAAATattcacaataaaaataaataaataagcgcTACCTCGTGCTTTGTTAAAGCAAGCCATTAGCATGTTGTACCATGTGTACATATACATATTCCTAGCATTGCAGTCATCTAAAATCTTACCCAGTGAAAATCCTTCaaacaatgatgatgatgattcatgTGATTAACTATAATGTTCAAATAAAACATTAGCCATCCCTAGGCTTTGACAACTAGAATTTATGCTCAGCCTCAACAGAACATCTCCTAGCTTATTCatgaagataaataaataatcaggAATAGAAATTTCAAGGGGAAATAGTAAGAAAGTTACCTTTGTATTGCATCCACTATTTAGTGTTAAATCTATACAGGTTACGTTTTAAGTTTAAAGAAGCACTGTGAAGGAACTTTCCAGATATAATAACAAACAAACTTCTAGCATTagttaatttaaccaaaaaggGTTTCCTCTAATAGTAGCCTGTGGAAATCATATGCAGTAATACTCAGTAAGAGACATTCCTGTAAAAATTAGAGCCAATTAGAAGGTGACATTGTAACTTATTGCCATCACGGGTGAGCACTGAGCAATCATGCTGCCGAAACTGATTGAGACTTTTGTTGAGGTGGTATGCCAAGCCAAGACTTCACCATGTCGTATGTGGTGAAACTAATTGCAGCTGAAGGAACAATCTGTGAACATACCAGGTAATGTTTAAAATAGAACCTTTATGGAACCAAAAAGAAAGCATAGATGCCACCAACAAAATGGATAGGACTGCTCAAGTTGACCATGAATATTTTCAGGAATCAGCCACAGATTACTCGTGACTATTTTTAAGGGTTTCTTAATATGAACATGCTTTTCACAATTTACGTGAGTACCAGTCGCACAAGGTTTTAAAATCAATGCATTATTTGTGTAGTTTCTGAACTTGGATAAAGAACCTTAGTCACTATCATTATTCACCAAACCATTATTTTCAGTCCTAGGTTGTTGGCAAACAGAAAAATTGGTGTCCAAGAGGATTAGTCATATGGTTTACTGTCCAAACTCCAAATACAATGGCATACAATTTATTCAACTCAATGctaagaaagagagagagttctGCACACTCCCAGATAACAGAGTTACAGATCAGTGATATAGAATTTGGCTATTGAAATATCCTAAAATTTAGTAAACAAGAgacaagagaagaagaaaaaaaagcatttttgtAACACAACATTGAAAGAAGCTTTTAGCCGCAAGTTGATCTGCTTGTGATAGGCAAAGCAAATAACAGCAGTTAAAACATGTGAAATAGTAATCTAAAACTCAGCTCACATAAAGTTGGCTATGGTAAGGTCAGCATTACCCTTATATAGTTAATGCTTACGCCATGAAACAGCTGCTTCCATCCTTGATTACAAACAATAGTCCTAAGTCCATCAATTGTATTTTTGTATCTGACATCCTCATGGGCAGCATTTTGCAGGCTGCCAACCTGCACAAAGGGAAGATGTGTAAAAACTTCAACAAGGGGACATTTGCTAATGTTACATAGTTGTAAAACTTGAATACGACCTAAAAGGGCTCtaacatcaaattttataaccAGCAAAAGATTGCAAAGCTAATTTGGATAGACACCTCTACCCTCAGTCCGTCACCACCTAAAATGGAAAAAAGTTATCCAACTCAGGAAGACCTAGAAAGAAGAATAGTACCTGCATCTGTCTCTTGACAACATCTAAAGGGTATGTTAAAGTCTGCCCAAACAATCCAGCTA is a window encoding:
- the LOC100808297 gene encoding cytochrome P450 711A1 produces the protein MVFMDYLEWLLPIPSVPSASAMFTLLALIGGLLVYLYAPYWGVRKVPGPPSLPLVGHLPLLAKYGPDVFSVLAKQYGPIYRFHMGRQPLIIIADAELCKEAGIKKFKDISNRSIPSPISASPLHQKGLFFSRDSQWSIMRNTILSMYQPSYLSRLVPTMQSFIESATQNLDSQKEDIIFSNLSLRLATDVIGHAAFGVNFGLSSPHSVCDSIKNVNVNNNNNNASASSSNSNDNEVSDFINQHIYSTTQLKMDLSGSLSIILGLLLPILQEPFRQILKRIPGTMDWKIEHTNQKLSGRLDEIVEKRMKDKTRSSKDFLSLILNARETKSVSENVFTPEYISAVTYEHLLAGSATTSFTLSSVVYLVAGHPEVEKKLLHEIDGFGPVDQIPTSQDLHDKFPYLDQVIKEAMRFYTVSPLVARETSNEVEIGGYLLPKGTWVWLALGVPAKDPRNFPEPDKFKPERFDPNFEEMKRRHPYAFIPFGIGPRACIGRQFSLQEIKLSLIHLYRKYLFRHSPNMENPLELQYGIVLNFKHGVKLRAIKRKEAC
- the IQD18 gene encoding protein IQ-DOMAIN 18; translated protein: MMGASGKWVKALIGLKKPDKEEHVKEGGGKSKKWRLWRSSSGDTGVSWKGFKGGNHSAVASSEVGSDSSPHVVAAAAATGAAFTAAVATVVRAPPKDFRLVKQEWAAIRIQTAFRALLARRALRALKGVVRIQALVRGRQVRKQAAVTLRCMQALVRVQARVRARRVRMSIEGQTVQNLLNERRSKLDLLKQAEEGWCDSRGTLEDVKTKIQMRQEGAFKRERAMAYSLAHKQCRSTPSPNPRTRASFTSLKSHEMNKANCGWSWLERWMAAKPWESRLMEQSQSQAEALDKTPPPKKFVESFVSSNSKQSMVKVKKNNVTTRISARPPLVGQATRSSSSPSSEFRYDESSASSSICTSTTPMSGNTCDRTEDSNGNAVVARPNYMNLTQSTKAKQKTSGNHVYNRAQRQQSMDGFQFLKRAAVFSTADSDPSINFSRPLHLDKSSVMAR